Proteins encoded together in one Catellatospora citrea window:
- the argF gene encoding ornithine carbamoyltransferase, producing MTGHAATPTRRHFLRDDDLTSAEQDQVLTLAQEYAENRRGHRKALDGKSIAVLFEKPSLRTRVSFEVGISELGAHAVLIDATNTHFGRGETMSDAAKVLSRYVDAIVIRTFEDTRIEELADAATVPVINALTNHFHPCQVLADLQTVRQRLGHTQGRTLTYVGDAANNMAHSYLLGGAVAGMHVRIAGPFGFTPDRAILAQAAEVAARTGGSVTEYTEAKAAVSGADVIATDTWTSMGHEGDGLDRITPFLPYQINAALLAHADPDAIVLHCLPAHRGEEITDEVMDGAASAVFDQAENRLHAQKALLTFLMEQA from the coding sequence GACGACCTGACCTCGGCCGAGCAGGACCAGGTCCTCACCCTCGCCCAGGAGTACGCCGAGAACCGGCGCGGGCACCGCAAGGCCCTCGACGGCAAGTCGATCGCCGTGCTGTTCGAGAAGCCGTCGCTGCGCACCCGGGTGTCGTTCGAGGTCGGCATCTCCGAACTCGGCGCGCACGCGGTCCTGATCGACGCCACGAACACGCACTTCGGCCGGGGCGAGACCATGTCCGACGCGGCGAAGGTGCTGTCCCGGTACGTCGACGCGATCGTGATCCGGACCTTCGAGGACACCCGGATCGAGGAGCTGGCCGACGCGGCCACCGTGCCCGTGATCAACGCGCTCACCAACCACTTCCACCCCTGCCAGGTGCTGGCCGACCTGCAGACGGTCCGGCAGCGCCTCGGCCACACGCAGGGCCGCACGCTGACCTACGTCGGCGACGCGGCCAACAACATGGCGCACTCGTACCTGCTCGGCGGGGCGGTGGCAGGCATGCACGTGCGCATCGCGGGGCCGTTCGGGTTCACCCCCGACCGGGCGATCCTGGCGCAGGCGGCCGAGGTCGCCGCCCGCACCGGCGGTTCGGTCACCGAGTACACCGAGGCCAAGGCCGCGGTGTCCGGGGCGGACGTGATCGCCACCGACACGTGGACCTCGATGGGCCACGAGGGGGACGGGCTGGACCGGATCACCCCGTTCCTGCCGTACCAGATCAATGCCGCGCTGCTGGCCCACGCCGACCCGGACGCGATCGTGCTGCACTGCCTGCCCGCCCACCGCGGCGAGGAGATCACGGACGAGGTGATGGACGGGGCGGCCAGCGCGGTGTTCGATCAGGCCGAGAACAGGCTGCACGCGCAGAAGGCACTGCTGACGTTCCTCATGGAGCAGGCGTGA
- a CDS encoding arginine repressor encodes MTAPMTRTARHARIEELIRSGAVTSQTQLAELLAADGVQVTQATLSRDLEELGAVKVRGRDGAPAVYLIPEDGHPALRPAAIGPARLIRLLREVLNGTDHSGNLAVLRTPPGAAHYLASAIDRSGLPDLVGTIAGDDTIFVVARDPAGGEALAAKFATWAGLDSAPDDLVVIEEDLT; translated from the coding sequence GTGACCGCGCCGATGACGCGCACCGCCCGCCACGCCCGGATCGAGGAGCTGATCCGCAGCGGCGCGGTGACGTCGCAGACCCAGCTCGCCGAGCTGCTCGCGGCGGACGGGGTGCAGGTGACGCAGGCGACCCTCTCCCGTGACCTGGAGGAGCTGGGCGCGGTCAAGGTGCGCGGCCGCGACGGCGCGCCCGCCGTCTACCTGATCCCCGAGGACGGCCACCCGGCTCTGCGCCCGGCCGCCATCGGCCCCGCCCGCCTGATCCGTCTGCTCCGCGAGGTCCTCAACGGCACCGACCACAGCGGCAACCTCGCCGTCCTGCGCACCCCGCCCGGCGCGGCGCACTACCTGGCCAGCGCCATCGACCGCAGCGGCCTGCCCGACCTGGTCGGCACCATCGCCGGCGACGACACCATCTTCGTCGTCGCCCGCGACCCCGCCGGCGGCGAAGCCCTGGCCGCCAAGTTCGCCACCTGGGCCGGCCTCGACAGCGCCCCCGACGACCTCGTCGTCATCGAAGAAGACCTCACCTGA
- the argH gene encoding argininosuccinate lyase: protein MTRLWGGRFADGPAEALARLSVSVHFDWRLAPYDLAGSRAHARVLAAAGLLDPDELGKMLAAIDDLDAAVATGTFRPTIEDEDVHTALERGLLERLGTLGGKLRAGRSRNDQVATDLRLYLRDHARDLAARIAELADALTEQAGRHVDTPAPGLTHVQHAQPVTFGHWLLAHVQPLLRDLDRLRDWDARTAVSPLGAGALAGSGLPLDPGAVSKELGFKTSFANSMDAVSDRDFVAEFLFITALLGVHLSRLGEEVVLWTSYEFGWVELDDAFATGSSIMPQKKNADIAELARGKAGRLIGGLVNVLTMLKGLPLTYDRDMQEDKEPVFDAVDTLSLVLPALAGMISTMTVRVDRLAASAPVGFSLATEVADWLVRKGVPFRDAHEITGKLVALCSVRECELHEVSDSDLATVSEHLDPSVRDVLTVKSALAARTTPGSTGPGPVADQLASVIEQLKTWHAWSDETVVPR from the coding sequence ATGACCCGGCTCTGGGGAGGGCGGTTCGCGGACGGACCCGCCGAGGCGCTGGCACGGCTGTCGGTCAGCGTGCACTTCGACTGGCGGCTCGCGCCGTACGACCTCGCCGGCTCGCGCGCCCACGCCCGCGTGCTGGCCGCGGCCGGCCTGCTCGACCCCGACGAGCTGGGGAAGATGCTGGCCGCCATCGACGACCTCGACGCCGCCGTGGCGACCGGCACGTTCCGGCCCACCATCGAGGACGAGGACGTGCACACCGCCCTCGAACGCGGCCTGCTGGAGCGCCTCGGCACGCTCGGCGGCAAGCTGCGCGCCGGCCGGTCCCGCAACGACCAGGTCGCCACCGACCTGCGCCTCTACCTGCGCGACCACGCCCGCGACCTGGCCGCCCGCATCGCCGAGCTGGCCGACGCGCTCACCGAGCAGGCGGGCCGCCACGTCGACACGCCCGCGCCCGGCCTGACCCACGTGCAGCACGCCCAGCCGGTCACCTTCGGCCACTGGCTGCTGGCACACGTACAGCCGCTGCTGCGCGACCTCGACCGGCTGCGCGACTGGGACGCGCGCACCGCGGTCAGCCCGCTCGGCGCCGGCGCGCTGGCCGGGTCGGGCCTGCCGCTGGACCCGGGCGCGGTCTCCAAGGAGCTGGGCTTCAAGACCTCGTTCGCGAACTCCATGGACGCCGTCAGCGACCGCGACTTCGTCGCCGAGTTCCTGTTCATCACCGCGCTGCTCGGGGTGCACCTGTCCCGGCTGGGCGAGGAGGTGGTGCTGTGGACTTCGTACGAGTTCGGCTGGGTCGAGCTGGACGACGCCTTCGCCACCGGATCGTCGATCATGCCGCAGAAGAAGAACGCCGACATCGCCGAGCTGGCCCGGGGCAAGGCCGGCCGCCTCATCGGCGGGCTGGTCAACGTGCTGACCATGCTCAAGGGCCTGCCGCTGACGTACGACCGTGACATGCAGGAGGACAAGGAGCCCGTCTTCGACGCCGTCGACACGCTCAGCCTGGTGCTGCCCGCGCTCGCCGGCATGATCTCCACCATGACGGTACGGGTGGACCGCCTCGCCGCGTCCGCACCCGTCGGCTTCTCGCTGGCCACCGAGGTGGCGGACTGGCTGGTCCGCAAGGGCGTGCCGTTCCGCGACGCACACGAGATCACCGGCAAGCTGGTGGCCCTGTGCTCGGTGCGCGAATGCGAACTGCACGAGGTCAGCGACAGCGACCTGGCCACCGTCAGCGAGCACCTGGATCCGTCGGTGCGCGACGTGCTCACCGTCAAGTCGGCCCTGGCCGCCCGCACCACACCCGGCTCGACCGGCCCCGGCCCGGTCGCCGACCAGCTCGCCTCGGTCATCGAGCAGCTCAAGACCTGGCACGCCTGGTCCGACGAAACCGTCGTCCCCCGCTGA
- a CDS encoding DNA-3-methyladenine glycosylase, giving the protein MADPVDYSLLDAPASHVVATARGLLGWQLEANGVRVAITEVEAYAGVGEDPASHSHRGPTERSSVMFGPAGVLYVYFVFGMHWCMNVTAGHEGEAAAVLLRAGKVIGGVELARARRGPVADRELARGPARLSVALGIDGSANRTSLLDGTGPARLIPAAVVPPATIRSGPRVGVAAAHDVPWRFWLDGEPSVSAYRRHTPRRRSGTPRLS; this is encoded by the coding sequence GTGGCAGATCCCGTGGACTACTCGCTGCTCGACGCCCCCGCCTCGCACGTCGTCGCCACGGCGCGCGGCCTGCTCGGATGGCAGCTGGAGGCCAACGGGGTACGGGTGGCCATCACCGAGGTCGAGGCATACGCGGGCGTCGGTGAGGATCCCGCCTCGCACAGCCACCGCGGTCCCACCGAACGCAGCTCGGTGATGTTCGGCCCGGCCGGAGTCCTGTACGTGTACTTCGTGTTCGGCATGCACTGGTGCATGAACGTCACCGCGGGCCACGAGGGCGAGGCGGCCGCGGTGCTGCTGCGGGCGGGCAAGGTGATCGGGGGAGTGGAGCTGGCCCGGGCGCGGCGCGGCCCCGTCGCCGACCGCGAACTGGCCCGGGGACCGGCCAGGCTGTCGGTGGCGCTGGGCATCGACGGGTCCGCCAACCGCACCTCGCTGCTCGACGGGACCGGCCCGGCGCGGCTGATCCCCGCGGCGGTCGTGCCGCCGGCGACGATCAGGTCGGGTCCGCGGGTGGGCGTGGCCGCCGCACACGACGTGCCCTGGCGCTTCTGGCTGGACGGCGAACCGTCGGTGAGCGCCTACCGCCGCCACACCCCGCGCCGCCGCTCCGGCACCCCCCGCCTGTCATAG
- the tyrS gene encoding tyrosine--tRNA ligase: protein MDGVTDILDDLQWRGLLQDSTDLDELRKHLAEGPVTFYVGFDPTAPSLQVGNLVQVLTARRLQQAGNIPVLLVGGATGLIGDPKAEGERSLNSEETVAGWVDKIRRQVEPFFEFEGANAARMVNNLDWTSPLSAIEFLRDVGKHFPVNQMLAREVVKARLESGISFTEFAYQILQSHDFYQLHERYGVTLQHGGSDQWGNIIAGVDFNRRKGVRGVHAFTTPLITRADGTKFGKSAEGMSVWMDAAMTSPYAFYQFWFNAADADIVNYLKVFSFRSRAEIEELARETAERPFARAAQRALAEELTTLLHGKDECEQVITASQALFGRGALTDLAPSTLRSALAEAGLVEVDELPSVAVLFKESGLAASLGEARRAVAEGGAYVNNERMTDADAPVSADLLLHGKYLVLRRGKKTIAGAELRK from the coding sequence ATCGACGGCGTGACGGACATCCTCGATGATCTGCAGTGGCGTGGCCTGCTGCAGGACTCCACCGACCTGGACGAGCTGCGTAAGCACCTGGCTGAAGGGCCGGTGACGTTCTATGTCGGGTTCGACCCGACCGCGCCCAGCCTTCAGGTCGGCAACCTGGTGCAGGTGCTCACCGCGCGCCGGCTCCAGCAGGCGGGGAACATCCCGGTGCTGCTCGTGGGCGGCGCGACCGGCCTGATCGGCGACCCGAAGGCCGAGGGCGAGCGCTCGCTGAACTCGGAGGAGACCGTCGCCGGCTGGGTCGACAAGATCCGTCGGCAGGTGGAGCCGTTCTTCGAGTTTGAGGGCGCCAACGCGGCTCGCATGGTCAACAACCTGGACTGGACCTCGCCGCTGTCGGCGATCGAGTTCCTGCGCGACGTCGGCAAGCACTTCCCGGTCAACCAGATGCTGGCGCGGGAGGTGGTGAAGGCGCGGCTGGAGAGCGGCATCAGCTTCACCGAGTTCGCGTACCAGATCCTGCAGTCGCACGACTTCTACCAGCTGCACGAGCGCTACGGCGTGACGTTGCAGCACGGCGGCTCGGACCAGTGGGGCAACATCATCGCCGGCGTCGACTTCAACCGGCGCAAGGGCGTGCGCGGCGTGCACGCGTTCACCACCCCGCTGATCACGCGTGCCGACGGCACCAAGTTCGGCAAGAGCGCCGAGGGCATGTCGGTGTGGATGGACGCCGCCATGACCAGCCCGTACGCGTTCTACCAGTTCTGGTTCAACGCGGCCGACGCCGACATCGTGAACTACCTGAAGGTGTTCAGTTTCCGTTCCCGTGCCGAGATCGAGGAGCTCGCCCGGGAGACCGCGGAGCGGCCGTTCGCGAGAGCCGCGCAGCGGGCGCTGGCCGAGGAGCTGACCACGCTGCTGCACGGCAAGGACGAGTGCGAGCAGGTCATCACGGCCTCGCAGGCCTTGTTCGGCCGTGGCGCGCTCACCGACCTGGCGCCGTCGACGCTGCGCTCGGCGCTGGCGGAGGCGGGCCTGGTCGAGGTCGACGAGCTGCCGAGTGTGGCGGTGCTGTTCAAGGAGTCCGGCCTGGCGGCGAGCCTCGGCGAGGCGCGCCGCGCGGTCGCCGAGGGCGGCGCGTACGTCAACAACGAGCGGATGACCGACGCTGACGCTCCGGTGTCCGCTGACCTGCTGCTGCACGGCAAATACCTGGTGCTGCGCCGTGGCAAGAAGACCATCGCCGGTGCTGAGCTGCGGAAATAG
- a CDS encoding Replicase polyprotein 1ab, producing the protein MLSLAKPVADTVARHLVATGQLIDDDPEKALEHALAARRLASRIAVVREAVGLAAYQTGDWASAIAEIRTYHRMTGRQTHLAVLADCERALGRPEKAIDLFRGVERDKLSQGEALELLIVAAGARGDMGQHEAAAAMLQVRELTVESNEDWSPRLRYAYADSLLASGRTEEAREWFAKAAAADTDAVTDAAERLLELDGVEIEDEDEGDDESADRARPASAEAADSDESDDDEDDDDVDGEDYDDEDDDDLDDDEDDDLDDEDEDDEDEDEDRDGGADEDDDDLEDFDEKPTAAAAQAPATKAEADK; encoded by the coding sequence CTGCTGTCGCTGGCCAAGCCGGTCGCGGACACCGTCGCCCGGCACCTGGTCGCGACCGGTCAGCTGATCGACGACGACCCGGAGAAGGCGCTGGAGCACGCGCTGGCCGCCCGTCGGCTGGCGTCCCGCATCGCGGTGGTCCGCGAGGCGGTCGGTCTGGCCGCGTACCAGACGGGTGACTGGGCGAGCGCGATCGCGGAGATCCGCACGTACCACCGGATGACCGGGCGTCAGACGCATTTGGCCGTGCTGGCCGACTGCGAGCGCGCGCTGGGCCGTCCGGAGAAGGCGATCGACCTGTTCCGTGGCGTCGAGCGCGACAAGCTGAGCCAGGGCGAGGCGCTGGAGCTGCTGATCGTGGCGGCGGGTGCCCGCGGGGACATGGGCCAGCACGAGGCCGCCGCGGCGATGCTGCAGGTGCGCGAGCTGACCGTCGAGTCCAACGAGGACTGGTCGCCGCGGCTGCGGTACGCGTACGCGGACTCGCTGCTGGCGTCGGGGCGCACCGAGGAGGCTCGGGAGTGGTTCGCCAAGGCGGCCGCCGCCGACACCGACGCGGTGACCGACGCGGCCGAGCGGCTGCTGGAGCTGGACGGCGTCGAGATCGAGGACGAGGACGAGGGCGACGACGAGTCGGCCGACCGTGCCCGTCCGGCCTCGGCTGAGGCCGCCGACTCGGACGAGTCGGACGACGACGAGGATGATGACGACGTCGACGGCGAGGACTACGACGACGAGGATGACGACGACCTCGACGATGACGAGGACGACGACCTCGACGACGAAGACGAGGACGACGAGGACGAGGACGAGGACCGCGACGGCGGCGCCGACGAGGACGACGACGACCTCGAGGACTTCGACGAGAAGCCCACGGCCGCTGCGGCGCAGGCCCCTGCCACGAAGGCGGAAGCAGACAAGTGA
- a CDS encoding phasin family protein → MTAVASKSSEPMQDVVKAYLELAFGLTEASKKKAEKTVKKAAKELLGKSGATAAQLQTMAEELVTTGLQNREAITRIVRLELDRALGRVGLATAEEVATLTARIEDLEAELREAKADRPASTTNGSSAAASPVVAPAPVAKKAIAKKAVTPAKATAPAKVAEPADAPVEPVTTTPAAVAKRVKKAAPVVKAAPAKKAPAAKAEPAQEAPIKGAAAARKPAEAVAKKTAKAVAGKAAAGVDAATAIEAVAKATSGSPEPVAPVAFSSAADVPVAAKKAPAKKTAAKKAPARKAATA, encoded by the coding sequence GTGACCGCTGTGGCGAGCAAGTCGAGCGAACCGATGCAGGACGTGGTTAAGGCGTACCTCGAGCTGGCCTTCGGGCTGACCGAGGCGTCGAAGAAGAAGGCGGAGAAGACCGTCAAGAAGGCGGCCAAGGAGCTGCTCGGCAAGAGCGGCGCGACGGCGGCGCAGCTGCAGACCATGGCGGAGGAACTGGTCACCACGGGGCTGCAGAACCGCGAGGCGATCACCCGCATCGTGCGCCTGGAGCTCGACCGCGCGCTCGGCCGGGTCGGCCTGGCCACCGCCGAGGAGGTCGCCACGCTGACCGCCCGCATCGAGGACCTCGAAGCCGAGCTGCGCGAGGCGAAGGCCGACCGGCCCGCGTCCACCACCAACGGCTCCTCCGCCGCGGCGAGCCCGGTGGTCGCGCCCGCGCCGGTGGCGAAGAAGGCGATCGCCAAGAAGGCGGTCACTCCCGCGAAGGCCACCGCCCCGGCGAAGGTCGCCGAGCCGGCGGACGCGCCCGTGGAGCCGGTCACGACCACGCCGGCGGCGGTCGCCAAGCGGGTCAAGAAGGCCGCGCCCGTGGTGAAGGCCGCGCCCGCGAAGAAGGCGCCGGCGGCGAAGGCGGAGCCGGCCCAGGAGGCCCCGATCAAGGGCGCCGCGGCGGCCCGCAAGCCGGCCGAGGCCGTGGCGAAGAAGACCGCGAAGGCAGTGGCCGGCAAGGCCGCCGCCGGGGTCGACGCCGCCACGGCGATCGAGGCCGTCGCCAAGGCGACCTCGGGCAGCCCGGAGCCGGTGGCCCCGGTCGCGTTCAGCTCCGCCGCCGACGTCCCGGTGGCCGCGAAGAAGGCTCCGGCGAAGAAGACCGCGGCCAAGAAGGCCCCCGCCCGTAAGGCGGCCACCGCGTGA
- a CDS encoding TlyA family RNA methyltransferase, producing MARRTRLDAELVRRGLARSREQAGELIAAGRVEVKGSVAHKAAAMVDPADAVRVVGESTGDDYVSRGGHKLAGALAAFTPHGLVVAGRRCLDAGASTGGFTDVLLRHGAAEVVAVDVGYGQLAWSLRTDERVKVHERTNVRTLAPETIGGVVELTVADLSFISLRLVLPALAACTDGDLVLMVKPQFEVGKERVGTGGVVRDPALRAEAVLDVAAAAGTLGLGVAGVTASPLPGPSGNVEFFVWFRRDAPAPAVDDIRAVVEAGVPNVSDPED from the coding sequence ATGGCACGTCGTACGCGCCTGGACGCGGAGCTGGTCCGTCGCGGGCTGGCCCGCTCCCGCGAGCAGGCCGGCGAGCTCATCGCCGCGGGCCGGGTCGAGGTCAAGGGCTCCGTGGCGCACAAGGCCGCGGCCATGGTCGACCCGGCCGACGCGGTACGCGTCGTCGGTGAGTCCACCGGTGACGACTACGTCTCCCGGGGCGGCCACAAGCTGGCCGGGGCGCTGGCCGCGTTCACGCCGCACGGGCTGGTCGTGGCCGGCCGCCGGTGCCTGGACGCGGGGGCGTCGACCGGCGGGTTCACCGACGTGCTGCTGCGCCACGGCGCCGCCGAGGTCGTCGCCGTGGACGTGGGCTACGGCCAGCTGGCCTGGTCGCTGCGCACCGACGAGCGGGTGAAGGTGCACGAGCGCACCAACGTGCGCACGCTCGCCCCGGAGACGATCGGCGGCGTGGTCGAGCTGACCGTGGCCGACCTGTCGTTCATCTCGCTGCGCCTGGTGCTGCCCGCGCTGGCCGCGTGCACCGACGGCGACCTGGTGCTGATGGTGAAGCCGCAGTTCGAGGTCGGCAAGGAGCGCGTCGGCACCGGCGGCGTGGTGCGCGATCCGGCGCTGCGGGCCGAGGCGGTGCTGGACGTCGCCGCCGCCGCGGGCACGCTGGGCCTGGGCGTGGCCGGCGTGACGGCGAGCCCGCTGCCCGGCCCGTCGGGCAACGTGGAGTTCTTCGTGTGGTTCCGGCGCGACGCGCCCGCCCCCGCGGTGGACGACATCCGCGCCGTGGTGGAGGCTGGGGTGCCGAACGTTTCCGACCCTGAGGACTGA
- a CDS encoding NAD kinase, whose translation MTERVALLVTHTGRKDSTDHARTVARDLIAAGFSVRVVAEEADDLDLSGVTPISGVCAAQGAEIVFALGGDGTLLRAAELARPEGAPLLGINLGKVGFLAEAEIADLDSAVRDVVAREYSVEERLTIDVTAELAGEVIAESWALNEVSVEKGSRERMLELLVDVDGRPLSRYGCDGVVCATPTGSTAYAFSAGGPVVWPRVEALLLVPISAHALFSRPLVTAPDSTIQITIDPYTEHALMSCDGRRVFALPPGAQVTVRRGALPVRVARLRPRPFTDRLVAKFGLPVEGWRAHGQRHATGH comes from the coding sequence ATGACGGAGCGCGTGGCGCTGCTGGTCACCCATACCGGCCGGAAGGACTCCACCGATCACGCCCGCACCGTGGCGCGGGACCTGATCGCGGCGGGGTTCAGCGTGCGGGTGGTGGCCGAGGAGGCCGACGACCTGGACCTGTCGGGAGTGACGCCGATCTCGGGCGTGTGCGCCGCCCAGGGCGCGGAGATCGTGTTCGCGCTGGGCGGTGACGGCACGCTGCTGCGCGCGGCGGAGCTGGCCCGCCCGGAGGGGGCCCCGCTGCTGGGCATCAATCTGGGCAAGGTCGGTTTCCTGGCCGAGGCCGAGATCGCCGATCTGGACTCGGCGGTGCGCGACGTGGTCGCGCGCGAGTACAGCGTCGAGGAGCGGCTCACCATCGACGTCACCGCGGAGCTGGCCGGCGAGGTCATCGCCGAGTCCTGGGCGCTCAACGAGGTCAGCGTCGAGAAGGGCAGCCGCGAGCGCATGCTCGAACTGCTGGTCGATGTGGACGGCCGCCCGCTGTCGCGCTACGGCTGCGACGGTGTGGTGTGCGCCACCCCGACCGGTTCGACGGCGTACGCGTTCTCGGCGGGCGGGCCCGTGGTGTGGCCGCGGGTCGAGGCGCTGCTGCTGGTGCCGATCAGTGCGCACGCGCTGTTCAGCCGCCCGCTGGTCACCGCGCCGGACTCGACGATCCAGATCACCATCGACCCGTACACCGAGCACGCGCTGATGAGCTGCGACGGTCGCCGGGTGTTCGCGCTGCCGCCGGGCGCGCAGGTCACGGTGCGTCGCGGCGCGCTGCCGGTGCGGGTGGCACGGCTGCGGCCGCGGCCGTTCACCGACCGGCTGGTGGCCAAGTTCGGGCTGCCCGTGGAGGGCTGGCGCGCGCACGGCCAGCGGCACGCGACCGGCCACTGA
- the recN gene encoding DNA repair protein RecN produces the protein MLEELRITGLGVIEDTTLPLTRGMNVITGETGAGKTMVVTGLGLLFGGRADAGRVRADPGRATVEGRLRLTGSAASAVAARVADAGAEGDEDGTLLMSRTVTVEGRSKAHVGGRTVPVSLLSDVGEQVVAVHGQSDQLRLLRPAEQRGSLDRFAGPEHEKLLVEFKELFGRWRGVADDLADRRANARTRAQEADLLRLGLDEITRVDPQQGEDEELRAEAQRLEHAEGLRTAAHIAHQAIAGGGETDSEDATSLVGTARRTLESQSTVDAKLGEYGARLEEAASLLGDVSVELSTYLASLDADPARLQQIYERRAALRSLTRKYADDVDGVIAWADNAKARLAALDTSDELLDELEREMHRLAGEVAELAAKLRVARLEAAGRFADKVTVELAGLAMPHSRISVLVVPRPAGDISLVVDGVESGISPDGADDIELRLLAHPGAPALPLQKGASGGELSRVMLAIEVVFAGVGGPPTLVFDEVDSGVGGRAAVEIGRRLARLARNHQVLVVTHLPQVAAFADRHLVVAKDTGGAITTSGVRVVEETERARELARMLAGLPDSDLGIAHAEELLAVAARERAA, from the coding sequence GTGCTGGAAGAGTTGCGTATCACCGGTCTCGGCGTGATCGAGGACACCACCCTCCCGCTGACCCGTGGCATGAATGTCATCACCGGTGAGACCGGTGCCGGCAAGACCATGGTCGTCACCGGGCTGGGGCTGCTGTTCGGCGGGCGTGCCGACGCCGGCCGTGTGCGAGCCGATCCGGGCCGCGCCACCGTCGAGGGCCGGCTGCGGCTGACGGGCAGCGCGGCCAGTGCCGTGGCCGCCCGCGTCGCCGACGCCGGAGCCGAGGGCGACGAGGACGGGACGCTGCTGATGAGCCGCACCGTCACCGTCGAGGGCCGGTCCAAGGCCCACGTGGGCGGACGGACCGTGCCGGTCTCGCTGCTCAGCGACGTCGGCGAGCAGGTCGTCGCGGTGCACGGGCAGTCCGACCAGCTGCGCCTGCTGCGGCCCGCGGAGCAGCGCGGCTCGCTGGACCGGTTCGCCGGTCCGGAGCACGAGAAGCTGCTCGTCGAGTTCAAGGAGCTGTTCGGCCGCTGGCGGGGCGTCGCCGACGACCTCGCCGACCGGCGCGCCAACGCGCGCACCCGGGCGCAGGAGGCCGACCTGCTGCGGCTCGGCCTCGACGAGATCACCCGGGTCGACCCGCAGCAGGGCGAGGACGAGGAGCTGCGCGCCGAAGCGCAGCGGCTGGAGCACGCCGAGGGCCTGCGCACCGCCGCGCACATCGCGCACCAGGCGATCGCCGGCGGCGGCGAGACCGACAGCGAGGACGCGACCAGCCTGGTCGGCACCGCCCGGCGCACCCTGGAGTCGCAGTCCACGGTGGACGCGAAGCTGGGGGAGTACGGCGCCCGCCTGGAGGAGGCCGCGTCGCTGCTCGGCGACGTCTCCGTCGAGCTGTCGACCTACCTGGCCAGCCTGGACGCCGACCCGGCCCGGCTGCAGCAGATCTACGAGCGCCGCGCCGCGCTGCGCTCGCTGACCCGCAAGTACGCCGACGACGTCGACGGCGTCATCGCCTGGGCCGACAACGCCAAGGCCCGCCTGGCCGCGCTGGACACCTCCGACGAGCTGCTCGACGAGCTCGAGCGGGAGATGCACCGGCTCGCGGGCGAGGTCGCCGAGCTGGCCGCGAAGCTGCGCGTGGCGCGGCTGGAGGCCGCCGGGCGCTTCGCCGACAAGGTGACCGTCGAGCTGGCGGGCCTGGCCATGCCGCACTCCCGCATCTCGGTGCTGGTCGTGCCGCGCCCGGCCGGTGACATCAGCCTGGTCGTCGACGGTGTCGAGTCCGGGATCAGCCCCGACGGCGCCGACGACATCGAGCTGCGCCTGCTCGCGCACCCGGGCGCCCCCGCGCTGCCGCTGCAGAAGGGCGCGTCCGGCGGTGAGCTGTCCCGGGTGATGCTCGCCATCGAGGTCGTCTTCGCCGGTGTCGGCGGCCCGCCGACGCTGGTCTTCGACGAGGTCGACTCGGGTGTCGGCGGCCGCGCCGCGGTGGAGATCGGACGCCGGCTGGCCCGGTTGGCCCGCAACCACCAGGTGCTGGTCGTCACGCACCTGCCGCAGGTCGCCGCGTTCGCCGATCGCCACCTGGTGGTGGCCAAGGACACCGGCGGCGCGATCACCACCAGCGGCGTGCGCGTCGTCGAGGAGACCGAGCGGGCCCGTGAGCTGGCCCGCATGCTGGCCGGTCTGCCCGACTCCGATCTGGGCATCGCCCACGCCGAGGAGCTGCTGGCCGTCGCGGCCCGCGAACGCGCCGCCTGA
- a CDS encoding DMT family transporter, which yields MIYLMLAGAILAEVIATVCLRASAGFTKALPSVVVVVGYVTAFVLLSQVLKRGMALGLAYGIWAGIGVALVALAGVVFFQDRFSWLQVAGLVLVAAGVVALELGQQH from the coding sequence GTGATCTACCTCATGCTCGCCGGAGCCATCCTCGCCGAAGTCATAGCCACGGTGTGCCTGCGGGCCTCTGCCGGCTTCACCAAGGCGCTGCCGTCCGTGGTGGTGGTCGTGGGCTACGTCACGGCGTTCGTGCTGCTGAGCCAGGTCCTCAAGCGCGGCATGGCACTGGGGCTGGCATACGGCATCTGGGCGGGCATCGGCGTGGCCCTGGTCGCCCTGGCCGGGGTGGTCTTCTTCCAGGACCGGTTCTCCTGGCTCCAGGTCGCCGGCCTGGTCCTGGTCGCCGCCGGCGTCGTCGCCCTCGAACTCGGCCAACAACACTGA